A region from the Thermoplasmatales archaeon genome encodes:
- a CDS encoding ScpA/B protein has protein sequence MEFQEIMNSLIVQGELLEVNTAEYEKVLQNFENTNAITDPVSKASSLVFRMCQDGTLDPWNVDLVAFARFFKEIITEDFSNLGFAGYIVGEAWRILYMKTLSTVDSEEAEEVEIADTDITEYSVPQMVPDDLDLKIPVSGHIQRPIRMIELLDAMRTAYIKDQRAGSRRRAESNEITSLEAIVSNLNLDEPEREIARVFQLISGAYKDTFYMEDYWGKTPEEQASFFVYSLFLMRERRIQLHQEKPYAEIIINRIDMGL, from the coding sequence ATGGAATTTCAGGAGATAATGAACAGCCTTATTGTGCAGGGAGAGCTGCTGGAGGTCAACACCGCAGAATACGAAAAGGTACTGCAGAATTTCGAGAACACCAATGCAATAACCGACCCGGTATCGAAGGCAAGTTCACTGGTTTTCCGCATGTGCCAGGATGGTACCCTCGACCCTTGGAATGTCGACCTGGTTGCCTTTGCAAGATTCTTCAAGGAAATAATAACCGAGGATTTCAGCAATCTTGGCTTCGCTGGATATATAGTGGGTGAAGCATGGAGGATTCTCTACATGAAAACACTCTCCACCGTCGATTCCGAGGAAGCCGAGGAAGTAGAGATTGCTGATACAGATATAACAGAATATTCCGTACCCCAGATGGTACCGGATGACCTGGACCTCAAGATTCCAGTGTCAGGCCATATCCAACGGCCAATACGGATGATAGAGCTGCTGGACGCAATGCGGACAGCTTATATAAAAGATCAAAGAGCCGGTTCCAGGCGTAGGGCTGAATCGAATGAAATCACGTCACTGGAGGCTATAGTAAGCAACCTCAACCTGGACGAACCTGAAAGGGAAATTGCAAGAGTATTCCAGTTGATCTCCGGCGCCTATAAGGACACCTTTTACATGGAGGATTACTGGGGAAAAACACCCGAAGAGCAGGCTTCCTTTTTTGTGTATTCACTTTTCCTTATGAGGGAGCGCAGGATCCAGCTTCACCAGGAGAAACCATATGCTGAGATTATTATTAACAGGATAGATATGGGATTATGA
- a CDS encoding CRISPR-associated protein Cas4: MQFLLFLIPLAILVILLVASRKRRSYRIPRGKKIYGDMLTKGKVLKSDRYMLSGKPDMITRKGRAIIPYEYKSGHANEPRTGHLLQMGAYFIILGDLYPKSVIRYGILKYGDSAFRIENSQGLRNRVLSIADEIRGNHEIPVRNHDSRVRCFRCPYKEVCSQNLAYGGRNSSISK; the protein is encoded by the coding sequence ATGCAATTTCTGCTTTTTCTTATACCACTGGCAATCCTCGTTATCCTGCTGGTTGCAAGCAGGAAGAGAAGATCATACAGAATCCCCCGTGGAAAGAAGATCTACGGGGATATGCTGACAAAGGGAAAGGTACTGAAATCCGACAGATACATGTTATCAGGAAAACCAGACATGATAACCAGGAAAGGCCGGGCGATCATACCATACGAGTATAAATCGGGACACGCAAACGAACCAAGAACAGGACATCTGCTGCAGATGGGGGCGTATTTCATAATTCTAGGCGATTTATATCCGAAGAGCGTGATAAGATACGGGATATTGAAATATGGTGATTCTGCATTCAGGATTGAGAACTCACAGGGACTCAGGAACAGGGTGCTCTCCATAGCGGATGAAATTCGAGGAAACCATGAGATTCCCGTCAGGAACCATGACAGCAGGGTCAGGTGCTTCCGCTGCCCTTACAAGGAAGTGTGTTCGCAAAATCTGGCCTATGGCGGGCGGAATTCCTCAATCAGCAAGTAA
- the tyrS_1 gene encoding Tyrosine--tRNA ligase has product MDNIEAITGNMEEVVTIDELRALDIRGSRSYIGFEPSGIPHIGTAVLWPLKLMEVAATGMQVTVLLADWHALINDKLGGDIDIIRESGRMLEQSMKAMGLVDNVKFVWAADIVDDSDYWMQFIHVAKHSNLARVTRALPIMGRTEDDAEQDFSKYLYPLMQVNDIFYNDFDVAFGGMDQRHAHMLARDIAERMHRKKVISIHGPLLGSLAGNGRMGPFAKMSKSSPDSAIFVSDSTDEINSKLKNAYCPAGEIDGNPVSDILRHVIFPYYKGEVVVERPTKFGGDLLLRDFEDFRAQYTQGKIHPMDLKSTVGRYIDRMIKPVRSIYSEKSVKEMFDAVRKKT; this is encoded by the coding sequence ATGGACAATATCGAAGCTATAACAGGGAACATGGAAGAGGTTGTTACAATTGATGAACTCAGGGCACTGGATATCAGGGGTTCAAGATCATACATTGGATTCGAGCCATCAGGGATACCGCACATCGGGACAGCAGTTCTATGGCCCTTGAAACTGATGGAAGTTGCCGCAACGGGAATGCAGGTGACAGTACTGCTGGCTGACTGGCACGCGCTTATAAACGACAAACTTGGTGGTGATATTGACATTATTCGGGAAAGCGGCAGGATGCTGGAGCAGAGCATGAAAGCGATGGGCCTGGTTGACAATGTAAAATTTGTTTGGGCGGCCGACATAGTCGATGATAGTGACTACTGGATGCAGTTCATTCACGTTGCAAAACACTCCAACCTTGCGAGGGTTACGCGTGCCCTCCCGATAATGGGACGCACTGAGGATGATGCAGAACAGGATTTCAGCAAATACCTCTACCCGCTCATGCAGGTCAATGATATTTTCTACAATGACTTTGATGTAGCCTTTGGCGGAATGGATCAGCGCCATGCCCACATGCTGGCACGTGATATAGCTGAAAGAATGCACCGGAAGAAAGTCATATCGATCCATGGTCCGCTCCTTGGAAGCCTTGCCGGCAATGGCAGGATGGGTCCATTTGCCAAGATGTCGAAAAGCTCGCCGGATTCCGCAATATTTGTATCCGATAGTACGGATGAGATCAATTCCAAGCTGAAAAATGCCTACTGCCCTGCAGGTGAAATAGATGGAAACCCGGTATCAGACATATTACGCCACGTAATTTTTCCTTACTATAAAGGAGAGGTAGTTGTAGAGAGGCCCACAAAGTTTGGAGGTGACTTGCTGCTCAGGGACTTCGAGGATTTCAGGGCACAATATACACAGGGCAAGATACACCCCATGGATCTTAAATCAACTGTTGGGCGTTATATAGACCGAATGATAAAACCGGTCAGGTCAATTTACAGTGAAAAGTCTGTGAAGGAAATGTTTGATGCAGTCAGGAAAAAAACGTGA
- a CDS encoding transcriptional regulator, AbrB family yields MGNKLLIEVTHVSKRGASFRVTLPKRVADILTISPGDIVGFYTEEGRVSIEKMI; encoded by the coding sequence ATGGGGAACAAGTTATTAATTGAGGTCACGCACGTTTCCAAGAGAGGCGCTTCTTTCAGGGTAACGCTTCCTAAGCGCGTTGCGGATATCCTTACCATTTCGCCGGGAGATATTGTCGGCTTTTATACAGAGGAGGGACGCGTTTCAATAGAGAAGATGATTTGA
- the fen_1 gene encoding Flap endonuclease 1, with the protein MGVNISDIVQKHGTNLKEQSGSIVAVDAYNIIYQFLSSIREYDGSPLKDMKGRITSHISGIFYRTITLMEQGIKPVYVFDGKPAYLKNRTLEERRLIKEKNILELQAAVESGDEERARSLSARINYVTREVADDARKILTFMGLPYVDAPSEGEAQASVMSKNGLVSGVVSQDYDCLLFGARRVYRNFTMYGRRKVPGRNLYVNVTPEYIDLNEVLAMNHITYEQLIDLGIMVGTDFNKGLDRVGAKTALNLIRKFGTIYAVLREKAQEIEKLDEIREFFMSPPVNKDIRINFNRPQPDRIFEFLCDEHDFSRQRIEPYVAKLDTFFNREKQSNLDTFL; encoded by the coding sequence ATGGGAGTAAACATATCAGATATTGTCCAGAAGCATGGAACGAACCTGAAGGAGCAGTCCGGGTCAATAGTCGCAGTGGACGCTTACAACATAATTTACCAGTTCCTGAGCAGCATAAGAGAATATGACGGGAGTCCGCTGAAGGACATGAAGGGGCGGATAACGTCACATATATCCGGCATTTTCTATCGCACAATAACACTAATGGAGCAGGGCATAAAGCCGGTATATGTGTTTGACGGGAAACCAGCATATCTGAAGAACAGGACCCTGGAGGAGAGGAGGCTCATAAAGGAGAAGAACATTCTCGAACTCCAGGCGGCTGTTGAGTCCGGTGACGAGGAAAGAGCGAGGTCCCTGTCTGCAAGGATAAATTACGTCACCCGTGAGGTGGCAGATGATGCAAGGAAAATACTGACCTTCATGGGCCTGCCTTATGTTGACGCTCCTTCGGAGGGCGAGGCCCAGGCGTCTGTAATGTCAAAAAATGGGCTGGTCTCAGGAGTTGTTTCCCAGGATTACGACTGCCTCCTTTTCGGTGCCAGGCGGGTATACAGGAATTTTACCATGTATGGCAGAAGGAAGGTGCCGGGGAGGAATCTCTATGTAAACGTCACGCCGGAATACATAGATCTCAACGAGGTACTCGCGATGAACCATATAACTTATGAACAGCTCATTGACCTGGGAATCATGGTTGGCACGGACTTCAACAAGGGGCTGGACCGTGTGGGTGCAAAAACTGCACTTAACCTCATAAGGAAATTTGGCACGATATACGCTGTTCTGAGGGAGAAGGCACAGGAGATAGAGAAACTTGATGAGATAAGGGAATTCTTCATGTCCCCGCCGGTAAACAAGGATATCAGGATCAATTTCAACCGTCCCCAACCGGACAGGATCTTTGAATTCCTCTGCGATGAACACGACTTTTCGAGGCAGAGAATTGAACCATATGTTGCCAAACTCGACACTTTTTTCAACAGGGAAAAGCAATCAAATCTGGACACATTCCTCTGA
- the radB gene encoding DNA repair and recombination protein RadB produces MEKVEISEPRKKLAIGVSCIDSLIGGGLESGVITEIYGEGGSGKTNLALLFSISCIRQGKRVIYIDTEGVSSERLSQISNGSEKLGENLILYRVSSLEDQELAIMRCEKLIERYGNVGLIVIDSFTEYFRLEKTSDAPARIAGFQKQLSHLSRIILKFNIPALITNQVYQDVDGGGLQPFGGHVINHAMKSILEVSKIDSGKRRLTVMKHRSIADGQFSDFRIASFGISCEA; encoded by the coding sequence ATGGAGAAAGTTGAAATCAGCGAACCCCGGAAAAAACTTGCCATAGGGGTAAGCTGCATTGATTCACTTATCGGCGGGGGGCTGGAGAGCGGCGTGATCACCGAGATATACGGTGAAGGCGGCTCCGGAAAGACAAACCTTGCTTTGCTTTTCTCTATTTCCTGCATCAGGCAGGGTAAAAGAGTAATTTATATAGATACTGAGGGCGTCTCATCCGAGAGACTTTCCCAGATTTCAAATGGCTCAGAGAAACTTGGGGAGAACCTCATACTATACAGGGTCAGCAGCCTGGAAGACCAGGAACTTGCAATAATGAGGTGCGAGAAGCTGATAGAGCGTTATGGCAATGTAGGCCTGATAGTTATTGATTCCTTCACCGAATACTTCAGGCTCGAAAAAACATCGGACGCTCCTGCAAGAATTGCAGGCTTCCAGAAACAGCTTTCACACCTGTCCAGGATCATACTGAAATTCAACATACCTGCGCTGATAACCAACCAGGTATATCAGGATGTGGACGGCGGAGGTTTACAGCCATTCGGCGGGCACGTGATAAACCACGCTATGAAATCAATACTTGAGGTATCGAAGATCGACAGCGGAAAGCGAAGACTTACGGTCATGAAACACAGGTCTATTGCTGACGGGCAGTTTTCGGATTTCAGGATTGCCAGTTTCGGTATATCATGTGAGGCGTAG
- a CDS encoding Phosphoserine phosphatase, translated as MASRDFELFVFDMDGVLTTNSSSWNYVHNRLLVDNRELRQKFEMGKISYEEFLRGDVKLWIDKRGKVSKDEIVSILNEIPLSPGIDEVINLLKSSGKKVAIVSGGISWLADRIQSTVSFDCVLSNHLLTDSAGYLIPEGKVEVDFQHKERNVRDIQSRFAIAKEKTVCVGDSFDDRSMFQEAGYSIAFNPRHAELTKYSDAEIMSGNLMDIIRLVDDL; from the coding sequence ATGGCTTCAAGAGATTTTGAACTCTTTGTTTTTGATATGGACGGCGTGCTGACAACAAACTCCAGCAGCTGGAATTACGTTCACAACCGACTTCTTGTTGATAACCGCGAGCTGAGACAGAAATTCGAGATGGGAAAAATATCCTATGAGGAATTTCTGAGGGGTGATGTGAAGTTATGGATAGACAAACGCGGAAAGGTTTCAAAGGATGAGATCGTTTCCATACTCAACGAGATACCGTTGAGCCCGGGAATAGATGAGGTCATAAACCTGCTTAAGTCGAGTGGAAAGAAAGTTGCAATTGTCTCGGGCGGTATTTCATGGCTTGCCGACAGGATACAATCCACTGTGAGTTTTGATTGCGTGCTCTCAAACCATCTCCTCACAGACAGTGCCGGGTACCTGATCCCGGAAGGGAAGGTGGAGGTGGATTTTCAGCATAAGGAAAGGAATGTGAGGGATATACAGTCAAGATTTGCAATAGCAAAGGAGAAGACTGTTTGCGTAGGAGATTCATTTGACGATCGTTCAATGTTCCAGGAAGCGGGTTATTCCATAGCATTTAATCCCAGGCATGCGGAACTCACGAAATACTCTGATGCCGAGATAATGTCGGGCAACCTTATGGACATAATCAGGCTTGTTGACGATCTATAA
- the proS_1 gene encoding Proline--tRNA ligase, with translation MENKKKDFSEWYNEIIDVSQLSDKRYPIKGMNVWLPYGWRAMKNIDNVVRENVDSMEFQEVNFPVLITRDMLTVEFEHIKGFENELYWVTRGGKEQLDIELALRPTSEAAMYPMFSLWVRTHADLPLKIYQIVSVYRYETKHTRSFIRIREIHFFESHTAHRNHEEAEQQMSEYMDIWKKISSMLCLPFHVDRRPEWDKFPGAVYSLAFDTALPSGRSLQIGTIHQYDDNFAKNYDIKYSDENGQPVYAFQTTFGLSERLLAAVIGIHGDDTGLVFPPDIAPFQVVVIPIPSENPSQKSFIDSVCSILKKHGIRVKLDDRDAYTPGYKFNDWEMRGVPLRIEIGTREVSDAFVTVAKRTSKGRQKIQLNQLPDGINMLLERVKEEITERAIKQFHDLSRRDSTIEEMKSYEGISLSGWCGSRECSDTIEKETEKVVLGINVSTPGEAKCVVCGKPGKIASFSRTY, from the coding sequence ATGGAGAACAAGAAGAAAGATTTCAGCGAATGGTACAATGAAATCATTGACGTCAGCCAGTTGAGTGACAAGCGATATCCAATCAAGGGAATGAACGTATGGCTCCCATATGGCTGGAGAGCCATGAAAAACATTGATAATGTCGTTAGGGAGAATGTTGATTCAATGGAGTTCCAGGAGGTAAACTTTCCAGTGCTCATCACGAGAGACATGCTCACGGTTGAATTTGAGCACATTAAGGGATTTGAAAATGAACTGTACTGGGTTACCAGGGGAGGTAAGGAGCAACTTGACATTGAGCTCGCTTTAAGGCCCACCAGCGAGGCAGCAATGTACCCTATGTTCTCTTTGTGGGTAAGGACTCACGCAGACCTTCCCCTGAAGATTTATCAGATAGTAAGCGTCTATCGGTATGAGACAAAACATACCCGTTCATTTATCCGCATAAGGGAGATCCATTTCTTTGAGTCACACACTGCGCACCGTAATCACGAAGAAGCTGAGCAGCAGATGTCCGAGTACATGGACATATGGAAAAAGATCAGTTCAATGCTCTGCCTGCCATTCCATGTTGACAGGAGGCCTGAATGGGACAAGTTTCCCGGAGCCGTATACTCCCTGGCTTTTGATACGGCCCTCCCTAGCGGCAGGTCACTGCAGATCGGCACGATCCACCAGTATGACGACAACTTTGCAAAAAATTACGACATAAAGTATTCTGACGAGAACGGACAGCCGGTTTATGCATTCCAGACAACGTTTGGACTGAGCGAGAGGCTCCTTGCGGCAGTAATAGGAATACATGGAGACGATACCGGCCTGGTCTTCCCCCCAGATATTGCTCCATTCCAGGTAGTGGTAATTCCCATACCTTCCGAAAATCCCAGCCAGAAGAGCTTTATCGATTCCGTATGCAGCATCCTGAAAAAGCATGGTATCAGGGTAAAACTTGATGACAGGGATGCGTACACCCCCGGATACAAGTTCAATGACTGGGAGATGCGCGGCGTTCCCTTAAGAATTGAAATTGGAACAAGAGAGGTCAGCGATGCTTTTGTAACAGTGGCCAAAAGGACATCGAAAGGTAGGCAGAAAATCCAGCTTAATCAGCTTCCCGATGGGATCAACATGTTGCTTGAGCGCGTAAAGGAGGAGATAACCGAGCGGGCAATAAAACAGTTTCACGACCTGTCCAGGAGGGACAGTACAATTGAAGAGATGAAGTCCTATGAAGGGATAAGCTTATCCGGCTGGTGCGGCAGCAGGGAGTGCTCCGACACCATTGAGAAGGAGACGGAGAAGGTTGTGCTGGGGATTAATGTCAGCACACCTGGAGAAGCAAAATGCGTGGTTTGCGGTAAACCGGGAAAAATTGCCAGCTTTTCCAGGACGTACTGA
- a CDS encoding putative metallohydrolase — protein MAILSSDLSDKDFIVNVASRIIPVEAISPESGGKGESQRAELIGKILAELGYGKFTRYDVKDDHGVVRPNIVLKVGKQAKTFWLISHIDTVPVGDPALWTKKPFEVTVDGDRMYGRGTSDDGQAVFLSLLLLKHLKESDLKYNLGLAFVADEEVGSKYGIQYLLKQDIFSKNDLLIVPDAGAKDGMYIEIAEKSIVWIRFKITGKQYHASTPSEAINANREGMKFMLELDEFLHTKYNAVNPLFSPDVSTFEPTKREKNVDNINTIPGTEVVYLDCRILPSYDLDHVIDDIDSLIKKFEKESKARISYTFVQKEQAPLPTSETSEIVQKLKAAITATRGKEPRTVGIGGGTCAAFFRKKGFQAAVWSTTIDEVAHQADEYCLISNIEKDRDTINELLYH, from the coding sequence ATGGCAATCTTAAGTTCTGACCTTAGCGACAAAGATTTTATCGTGAATGTAGCCAGCAGGATAATTCCGGTTGAGGCAATTTCTCCAGAATCTGGCGGAAAGGGTGAATCGCAGAGAGCTGAACTCATTGGCAAGATACTCGCTGAACTGGGTTATGGTAAATTCACCAGATACGATGTGAAGGATGACCATGGCGTTGTGAGACCAAATATCGTGCTGAAGGTTGGAAAACAGGCAAAGACCTTCTGGCTCATCTCCCACATAGATACTGTCCCGGTTGGGGATCCTGCACTGTGGACAAAGAAGCCTTTCGAGGTCACTGTTGATGGAGACAGAATGTATGGCAGGGGAACATCAGACGACGGGCAGGCGGTATTTCTTTCCCTCCTGCTTCTTAAGCACCTTAAGGAATCTGATCTGAAGTATAACCTCGGACTGGCATTTGTAGCTGATGAAGAGGTTGGAAGCAAATACGGTATACAGTACCTGCTGAAGCAGGATATCTTTTCCAAGAATGATCTCCTCATTGTTCCGGATGCCGGGGCAAAGGACGGCATGTATATAGAAATTGCAGAAAAAAGCATTGTCTGGATACGGTTCAAGATAACAGGAAAGCAATATCATGCCAGCACCCCCTCTGAGGCAATAAACGCAAACAGGGAGGGCATGAAGTTCATGCTTGAACTGGATGAATTCCTCCATACAAAATACAATGCAGTCAACCCCCTCTTTTCCCCAGATGTATCGACATTTGAGCCAACAAAAAGGGAAAAGAATGTGGACAACATAAACACTATTCCTGGAACTGAAGTAGTATATCTGGACTGCAGGATACTTCCCTCATACGACCTTGACCACGTTATTGATGACATTGATTCCCTGATCAAGAAATTTGAGAAGGAAAGTAAGGCCAGGATTTCATACACATTTGTGCAGAAAGAGCAGGCACCGCTCCCAACAAGCGAAACTTCTGAAATAGTGCAGAAACTGAAGGCCGCAATCACTGCAACGAGAGGGAAGGAGCCAAGGACGGTTGGAATCGGTGGTGGCACCTGCGCCGCTTTCTTCAGGAAGAAAGGTTTCCAGGCTGCAGTCTGGTCGACGACCATTGATGAGGTTGCTCATCAGGCCGATGAGTACTGTCTCATAAGCAATATTGAGAAGGACAGGGACACTATTAACGAGTTATTATACCATTAA
- a CDS encoding Nicotinamide-nucleotide adenylyltransferase, with protein sequence MRAFIVGRFQPFHRGHLEVIKEILKTNKSLIIGIGSAQYSHTLKDPFTAGERHLMISTSLEREKIFDFYLVPIEDVNSNPLWVAHVESLTPKFSRVYSNNPLVKRLFTEKGYEVNSLELINRSNWSGTHIREKMLRNDSWKADVPDAVREIVEEIDGVQRLRDLSKTDEE encoded by the coding sequence CGGGGACACCTTGAAGTCATAAAAGAGATACTCAAGACAAACAAGTCCCTGATCATCGGCATTGGCAGTGCCCAATATTCTCATACCCTGAAAGACCCGTTTACAGCAGGGGAAAGGCATCTCATGATCTCAACATCGCTCGAGAGGGAAAAGATTTTTGACTTTTACCTGGTGCCCATTGAGGATGTCAACTCAAATCCACTATGGGTGGCCCATGTGGAATCACTCACCCCTAAATTCAGCAGGGTGTACAGCAATAACCCCCTGGTGAAAAGGCTCTTCACTGAGAAAGGTTACGAGGTAAATTCCCTGGAACTGATAAACAGGAGCAACTGGTCCGGAACTCACATAAGGGAGAAAATGTTGCGGAACGACTCCTGGAAAGCGGATGTACCGGATGCTGTCAGGGAAATAGTGGAAGAGATCGACGGCGTTCAGCGGCTAAGGGACCTCTCGAAGACCGATGAAGAATGA